The segment TGCATCACTTTAATTACTGTTAAAATCGCGTAGATTCCTCTGCATTGTTACGGCATCTCCCTGCCAATTTAATCGCCCCACCAAGTCAGAGAAATCATAGTTGGGTTTTTGCTTCCTCACTGACGAAACCGGATTTAAAACCCCTAAAATTTCC is part of the Planktothrix serta PCC 8927 genome and harbors:
- a CDS encoding type II toxin-antitoxin system ParD family antitoxin produces the protein MNISLTPELEQFVLSTVKNGKYSSASEVIVAALQLLKEQEILGVLNPVSSVRKQKPNYDFSDLVGRLNWQGDAVTMQRNLRDFNSN